In Leuconostocaceae bacterium ESL0723, the following proteins share a genomic window:
- a CDS encoding VIT family protein, protein MQMIKRAPKVKKDKDQMTIDERLNAIRAGVLGSNDGILTVVGVVFSVAAATTNRFTIMIAALADLLACALSMASGEYASVSAQSDSEKVVVEKERRALAQNPKAGWQVVVDHYVERGVSVTTSQKIADELMNKKPLATILSVKYDLTLGHYMNPWQAAWASLFSASLGGALPLFALVLAPVSYQLVATIGATVLAVGLTGFLSAKLSNGLVARAIVRNIVIGMITIVIHFGIGKLF, encoded by the coding sequence ATGCAAATGATTAAAAGAGCACCAAAGGTGAAAAAAGATAAGGATCAAATGACCATTGATGAGCGCTTGAACGCCATCCGGGCCGGGGTCCTGGGTTCTAACGACGGTATTCTAACTGTAGTCGGCGTGGTTTTCTCAGTTGCGGCCGCAACCACCAACCGCTTTACCATCATGATTGCCGCCCTGGCAGATCTGCTAGCCTGCGCTTTGTCAATGGCTTCGGGGGAGTACGCCTCAGTCTCGGCCCAGTCTGACAGTGAAAAGGTGGTCGTGGAAAAGGAGCGCAGGGCCCTGGCCCAAAATCCTAAGGCTGGCTGGCAGGTAGTGGTTGACCACTACGTCGAGCGCGGTGTTTCCGTGACCACGTCCCAAAAAATCGCTGACGAGCTGATGAACAAAAAGCCCCTGGCCACGATTTTAAGTGTGAAGTACGACCTAACCCTGGGTCACTACATGAACCCTTGGCAGGCCGCTTGGGCTTCCCTTTTCTCAGCTTCGTTGGGTGGGGCCCTCCCACTTTTTGCCCTGGTCCTAGCCCCTGTGTCCTATCAATTGGTTGCGACCATCGGAGCGACCGTGCTAGCCGTAGGGCTGACCGGTTTTCTATCAGCTAAACTATCGAACGGATTGGTTGCTCGGGCCATTGTCCGCAACATTGTAATCGGTATGATTACCATCGTAATTCACTTCGGTATTGGTAAGCTTTTCTAA
- a CDS encoding FAD-dependent oxidoreductase, with product MKVIVVGASHGGHESAVELLTRYENNEVTVYEAGDFISFMSCGMELYLEGKATQRDDVRNFKPEDVEKLGGQVYSQHQVTKIDPDKHEVEVKNLANGETFTDTYDKLILSSGVTPTTIPVPGNDLKNVFLMRGRDWATKLHDKLHDDQVKNVVVVGAGYIGIEAAEVFAKGGKNVTIVDRNQQPLANYLDPQLGEVVAKTLSENGVNLDLGRTVSEYQGTTEVQSVKTDDGCELPADLVIVAAGVTPNTDWLKGTVDLEEGGFIKTDPYLRTSAPDIYAVGDAIKSLFAPAGKPAPIALASAARRQARYVAETLTMTKPDRSFPGINGSSALSVFDYHLANTGVNAHNAELLNLDVAESVYHGKLRPNFVTDGNPDVWVKLTYHPESHQILGGQILSKGAITAHGNTISLAITAHMTLEDLAEADFFFQPGFDRQWSVLNIAAQTALGETPAV from the coding sequence ATGAAAGTCATTGTTGTTGGTGCTTCTCACGGTGGACACGAGTCTGCGGTGGAGTTGTTGACACGTTACGAAAATAACGAAGTTACGGTCTATGAGGCCGGTGATTTCATTTCCTTTATGTCCTGTGGTATGGAACTTTACCTGGAAGGTAAGGCAACCCAGCGCGACGACGTCCGCAACTTTAAGCCTGAAGATGTTGAGAAGTTGGGTGGACAGGTTTACAGCCAGCACCAGGTTACTAAGATTGATCCCGACAAGCACGAGGTGGAAGTCAAGAACTTGGCTAATGGTGAGACCTTCACCGATACTTACGATAAGTTAATCTTGTCTTCTGGGGTTACGCCTACCACCATCCCAGTTCCTGGAAACGACCTGAAGAACGTCTTCTTGATGCGTGGCCGTGACTGGGCTACTAAGCTCCACGACAAGCTGCATGACGACCAGGTTAAAAACGTGGTTGTCGTTGGTGCCGGTTACATTGGTATCGAGGCCGCCGAGGTCTTTGCCAAGGGTGGCAAGAATGTGACCATCGTTGACCGCAACCAGCAGCCCCTGGCCAACTACTTGGACCCACAGTTGGGTGAAGTGGTTGCCAAGACCCTTAGCGAAAACGGTGTAAACCTGGACTTGGGTCGCACTGTTTCTGAGTACCAAGGTACCACCGAGGTTCAGTCAGTGAAGACTGATGATGGTTGCGAGTTACCAGCCGACTTGGTTATCGTAGCTGCCGGGGTTACGCCTAACACCGACTGGTTGAAGGGCACCGTTGACCTTGAAGAAGGTGGTTTCATTAAAACCGACCCATACCTGCGCACTTCAGCCCCTGATATTTATGCCGTCGGTGATGCGATTAAGTCCCTCTTTGCCCCTGCCGGCAAGCCGGCCCCAATCGCCCTGGCTTCGGCTGCCCGCCGTCAGGCCCGCTACGTGGCTGAGACTTTGACGATGACTAAGCCAGACCGCAGCTTCCCAGGAATCAACGGTTCTTCAGCCTTGTCTGTGTTTGACTACCACTTGGCTAACACTGGGGTTAATGCCCACAATGCCGAGCTGTTGAACTTGGATGTTGCGGAGAGCGTTTACCATGGTAAGTTGCGTCCAAACTTTGTGACCGATGGTAACCCGGATGTGTGGGTTAAGTTGACCTACCACCCAGAGAGTCACCAGATCTTAGGTGGTCAGATTCTCTCTAAGGGTGCGATTACGGCCCACGGTAACACGATTTCTTTGGCCATCACGGCCCACATGACCTTGGAAGACTTGGCTGAGGCCGACTTCTTCTTCCAGCCTGGCTTTGACCGTCAGTGGTCAGTGCTTAACATTGCTGCCCAGACTGCCCTGGGTGAAACCCCAGCCGTATAA
- a CDS encoding YihY/virulence factor BrkB family protein, protein MKTKLVTFWRGVSERWHLNQLMTGFDRAQLFFVGPAFAYYALLTIFPTLIAAAVLISLVNVNGGTLLATLSQIMPANVYNILAPVLTSVLHSDYKTWLSFSLLFIVWAISQTISIFRRTFNRIANVDQQESGLLSRFWSFLWLAVILIAFIVLSMAANVISLMTKNLPPTPWNDFLKHQTGWLILLGLWFALMMMNYFLPTRQARAPFKAVAWGTVAELVMLFALNKAFTFYAQLQVGKYGFYQSVSSMIVFLIWLNLLATILVVGYVIIMWLASFHKKGKIAHV, encoded by the coding sequence ATGAAGACGAAATTAGTGACTTTTTGGCGAGGGGTATCTGAGCGCTGGCATTTAAATCAGTTGATGACTGGTTTTGACCGGGCCCAGCTTTTTTTCGTGGGCCCCGCCTTTGCCTACTACGCTCTGCTAACCATTTTCCCAACGCTGATTGCGGCCGCCGTTTTGATCTCACTGGTCAACGTCAACGGTGGGACCTTGCTGGCCACGCTCTCCCAAATTATGCCAGCCAATGTTTACAATATTTTGGCTCCAGTGCTGACCTCGGTCTTGCACAGTGACTACAAGACTTGGCTGTCCTTCTCCCTGCTCTTTATTGTCTGGGCGATTTCGCAGACGATTTCCATTTTTCGGCGGACCTTCAACCGGATTGCCAATGTTGACCAGCAGGAGAGCGGACTGCTCAGTCGGTTCTGGTCCTTTCTCTGGTTGGCCGTGATTCTGATTGCCTTTATCGTGCTCTCGATGGCCGCCAATGTGATTAGCCTGATGACCAAAAACCTGCCACCTACCCCCTGGAATGATTTTCTTAAGCACCAGACTGGCTGGCTAATCCTGCTGGGCCTGTGGTTTGCGTTAATGATGATGAACTACTTCCTGCCAACCCGGCAGGCCCGGGCACCCTTTAAAGCCGTCGCCTGGGGAACGGTCGCTGAGCTGGTCATGCTCTTTGCTTTGAATAAGGCCTTCACCTTTTACGCCCAGTTGCAGGTGGGCAAGTACGGCTTTTACCAGTCGGTCAGTTCGATGATTGTCTTCTTGATTTGGCTAAACCTCTTAGCAACGATTCTGGTCGTGGGTTATGTCATTATTATGTGGCTGGCCAGTTTTCATAAGAAAGGAAAGATTGCCCATGTTTAA
- a CDS encoding DUF1054 family protein — translation MFKKADFKAFDEPTLDGRMKLIQTVIDPEFEDFAEKALPILKEDGQDWVAHVAKHRMRTTNPPENTWVAFAPNPRGYKMMPHFELGLWEDHLYFYLAVEANMKPKETATISKKLAEIAPLVAKLPDDFVISQDHMVNQTWDLNQYDDSVARYQKVKASEVLIGRQFYLDNPLMGTPELEQTLLETLKELIPLYEKLR, via the coding sequence ATGTTTAAAAAAGCTGATTTCAAGGCCTTTGACGAACCAACCTTAGATGGCCGGATGAAACTCATCCAAACCGTCATTGATCCAGAATTTGAGGATTTTGCCGAAAAGGCCCTGCCCATCTTAAAAGAAGACGGTCAGGACTGGGTGGCCCACGTGGCCAAGCACCGGATGCGGACGACCAACCCGCCGGAGAATACCTGGGTGGCCTTTGCACCCAACCCCCGCGGTTATAAGATGATGCCCCACTTTGAACTGGGGCTCTGGGAAGACCACCTTTACTTCTATCTGGCGGTGGAAGCTAACATGAAGCCCAAGGAAACCGCCACGATTTCTAAGAAGTTGGCCGAGATTGCGCCCCTGGTAGCGAAGTTGCCTGACGATTTTGTCATTAGTCAGGACCACATGGTTAACCAAACTTGGGACTTGAATCAGTACGATGACAGTGTCGCTCGCTACCAAAAGGTGAAGGCCAGTGAGGTTCTGATTGGACGCCAGTTTTACCTGGACAACCCCTTGATGGGCACGCCTGAATTAGAGCAAACCCTATTAGAAACACTAAAAGAACTAATTCCACTTTATGAAAAGTTGCGCTAA
- a CDS encoding sodium:proton antiporter yields MSSFYLFTLLITGVIFANIVKTYLPKVPDAFILILTGVALSFTPVLHNYTLEPELFLLLIIAPIMFVEGQAQDARRIRARFGMIIKLSVVLAVLTAVLVSGLTLIETHWTLPLAIALAAIVVPTDAVAVNSITQGRAVPGGVNEALSLESLFNDATGLVMLDLALSVLEAGNFSLINGLGHFLFVAVGGVVVGIVGSFLLITLRMKLNLRAISKLVTTIPINLLTPFAIYLLAESLGVSGILAVVASGLVHNIESRRLRLVSTDAQLTVATLWQSINAILNNIVFLLLGLSLPSVFNHLMALTMRERWALVVLSVGIYVLMLVWRYVWARFEKNPQTNQLMGKREGRLRHLNAKVFGVSGVHGAVTLAMAFSLPRTLNGAPFPFRDEIIICASLVIIISLIVAAVVLPLILPAKKTAYSENELRKVRNKMIDYAILKLQDNVSNYAVREAVSTQLQSQKRTPMDDNLASSDQDYQDELDQTITFAEDYIHGDYASDHYPAEVIKFYDQMLQRTFQHRQKNQFWLRSRHFVRRAIHETIFHIETRTFTKHQRQVYFQRQLQRGDDNPRIQQAKKWQDNWEFIRSLNTDLAQATDRHLYDILRERLANTHRDNVDLDRVRHTMNEFFQRVQHHYQTPQVEVDSSAFIQAFQYEYDFVQNGLAAGRIKPALADRLFNEINQAQSLELMENGTEPQAAIE; encoded by the coding sequence ATGTCGAGTTTTTACCTATTTACCCTATTAATCACTGGTGTAATCTTTGCCAACATTGTGAAAACCTACCTACCCAAGGTGCCCGATGCCTTTATTCTGATCCTAACTGGGGTGGCCCTGTCCTTTACCCCGGTTTTGCACAATTACACGCTAGAACCAGAGCTCTTCTTGCTTCTCATCATCGCCCCCATCATGTTTGTCGAGGGGCAGGCCCAGGATGCCCGGCGAATCCGGGCCCGCTTTGGCATGATTATCAAGCTGTCAGTTGTCTTGGCGGTTTTGACGGCGGTCCTAGTTTCGGGTCTGACCTTAATTGAAACCCACTGGACCCTACCACTGGCAATCGCCCTGGCAGCCATTGTGGTGCCGACCGACGCTGTGGCCGTTAATTCGATTACCCAGGGTCGGGCGGTGCCCGGCGGTGTTAACGAAGCCCTGTCGCTGGAATCCCTCTTTAATGATGCGACCGGCCTGGTCATGTTAGACCTGGCCCTCTCGGTCCTAGAAGCTGGTAACTTTTCCCTGATTAATGGGCTTGGTCACTTCCTCTTTGTGGCAGTGGGCGGCGTTGTCGTTGGTATCGTCGGCTCCTTCCTGTTAATCACGCTACGGATGAAATTGAACTTACGGGCGATCAGTAAGTTGGTAACGACCATTCCAATCAACCTCCTGACGCCCTTTGCCATCTACCTCCTGGCCGAGTCCCTGGGCGTTTCCGGTATTTTGGCCGTGGTTGCCAGTGGCCTGGTCCACAACATCGAAAGCCGGCGTCTCCGCCTGGTATCAACTGACGCCCAGCTAACCGTGGCCACCCTTTGGCAGAGTATCAATGCGATTTTAAACAATATCGTCTTTCTACTGTTGGGCCTATCCCTGCCCTCGGTTTTCAATCACTTAATGGCGCTCACCATGCGGGAACGCTGGGCCTTGGTGGTGCTGAGTGTTGGTATCTACGTTCTCATGCTGGTCTGGCGTTATGTATGGGCCCGCTTCGAAAAGAACCCGCAAACCAACCAGCTGATGGGTAAGCGGGAAGGCCGCCTCCGCCACCTAAACGCCAAGGTCTTTGGCGTCAGTGGCGTGCACGGGGCCGTCACCCTGGCCATGGCCTTTTCTCTGCCGCGGACTTTAAACGGCGCGCCCTTCCCCTTCCGCGATGAAATCATTATCTGTGCCAGCCTGGTCATTATTATCAGTTTGATCGTGGCGGCGGTGGTCCTCCCCCTCATTTTGCCGGCTAAAAAAACCGCCTACAGTGAAAACGAACTGCGCAAGGTCCGTAATAAGATGATTGATTATGCCATCCTAAAACTGCAGGACAATGTCAGTAATTATGCGGTCCGGGAAGCGGTTAGCACCCAGCTCCAGTCCCAGAAGCGCACGCCGATGGATGACAACCTGGCCTCTTCGGACCAGGATTACCAAGACGAACTGGATCAGACAATCACCTTCGCTGAGGACTACATTCATGGCGATTATGCCAGTGATCACTATCCGGCCGAAGTGATTAAGTTCTACGACCAAATGCTTCAGCGGACCTTCCAGCACCGGCAAAAAAACCAGTTCTGGCTGCGTTCTAGGCACTTTGTCCGCCGGGCCATCCATGAAACGATTTTCCACATCGAGACCCGGACCTTCACCAAGCACCAACGTCAGGTCTACTTCCAACGGCAGTTGCAGCGCGGTGATGATAACCCCCGCATTCAGCAGGCCAAAAAGTGGCAGGATAACTGGGAGTTCATTCGGTCCTTAAACACAGACCTGGCCCAGGCCACTGACCGTCATTTATACGATATCTTGCGGGAGCGCTTAGCCAATACCCACCGGGACAATGTCGATTTGGACCGGGTCCGACACACCATGAACGAATTCTTCCAGCGGGTCCAGCACCATTACCAGACCCCTCAGGTGGAAGTTGATAGCAGTGCCTTCATCCAAGCCTTCCAGTACGAGTATGATTTCGTTCAAAATGGTCTGGCAGCCGGTCGGATTAAGCCAGCCTTAGCTGACCGCCTTTTTAATGAAATCAACCAGGCCCAGAGTCTGGAGCTGATGGAAAATGGCACGGAACCGCAGGCCGCCATTGAATAA